Proteins from a genomic interval of Phycisphaerae bacterium:
- a CDS encoding glycosyltransferase family 4 protein, with the protein MNDKHRYNILHLLPDLSMGGGQQVVLNTVRHTNRQRFAHHVGYFLQASDMAEQFTREGAKPWHFAHRGWTSAPEILSRLRRFVRREHIDLVHIQGTRVDKFYGETTGLLCRIPVVRTLHGQKPNGHRWRELLRHPRPRYAWRLTVNVLAGLCDSMAEPLTVRHFVAVSPAVQGSWQDHLRRRGIDAARVTVNSNAVSLKEYTCVDEREVSHIRRELELEDSYPVLVNIGRLAWSKNQAALVSMMPRIIQDWPRAKLLIAGEGDRRAHLETMIRTSGLGAFVRLLGQRRDIPALLTSSDLLVLSSTEEGLPLVLLEAMAAGKPVVCFDLPGLDRIVKDGSTGSLVVCRDSAALAEAVLTVAADERALYDMGRNARRVIEVGYSIDAWARRLEQVYVSVLEGSNGGPHR; encoded by the coding sequence ATGAATGACAAGCATCGCTACAACATCCTGCATCTGCTGCCGGACCTGAGCATGGGAGGCGGTCAGCAGGTGGTCTTGAACACCGTCAGGCACACGAATCGCCAGCGGTTCGCCCACCACGTCGGTTACTTCCTGCAGGCTTCGGATATGGCGGAGCAGTTCACCAGAGAGGGGGCCAAGCCATGGCACTTTGCCCACCGTGGGTGGACGTCCGCTCCGGAGATTCTCTCTCGGCTGAGGCGGTTTGTCCGACGAGAGCACATCGACCTGGTGCACATTCAGGGCACGCGGGTGGACAAGTTCTACGGCGAGACGACTGGCCTGCTGTGCCGGATTCCGGTGGTCCGGACGCTTCACGGCCAGAAACCCAACGGACACCGGTGGCGCGAGCTTCTTCGCCACCCGCGGCCGCGTTATGCGTGGCGTCTGACGGTAAACGTGTTGGCCGGGCTGTGTGACTCGATGGCCGAACCTCTGACGGTTCGGCACTTCGTGGCGGTGTCCCCAGCGGTGCAGGGCTCGTGGCAGGACCATTTGCGCCGCCGCGGAATCGACGCGGCCCGGGTGACGGTGAACTCCAACGCGGTGTCGCTGAAGGAGTACACGTGCGTCGACGAGCGGGAGGTCTCGCACATCCGCCGCGAGTTGGAGCTCGAAGATTCGTATCCCGTGCTGGTCAACATCGGGCGGCTGGCGTGGTCGAAGAACCAGGCCGCGTTGGTCTCGATGATGCCGCGGATCATCCAGGACTGGCCGAGGGCGAAGCTCCTGATCGCCGGTGAGGGCGACCGGCGGGCCCATCTTGAGACCATGATCAGAACGTCCGGCCTTGGCGCGTTCGTGCGGCTCCTGGGGCAGCGGCGTGATATACCGGCGCTGCTGACCTCCAGCGATCTTCTGGTGCTCTCGTCGACCGAGGAAGGTCTGCCGCTGGTCCTGCTGGAGGCCATGGCGGCGGGAAAGCCCGTGGTGTGCTTCGACCTGCCCGGCCTGGATCGCATAGTCAAAGACGGTTCCACCGGTTCACTGGTGGTCTGCCGAGACTCCGCCGCGCTGGCGGAGGCGGTCCTGACAGTCGCCGCCGACGAGCGGGCCCTTTACGATATGGGCCGCAATGCCCGACGGGTCATCGAAGTTGGCTACAGCATCGACGCATGGGCCCGCCGGCTGGAGCAGGTCTACGTGTCGGTGCTGGAAGGCTCGAATGGGGGGCCGCACCGTTGA
- a CDS encoding glycosyltransferase, translated as MAVTEDHIDDRQWPPISVIVIGRNEGHRLVRCLRSVRAADYPAERIELIYVDTNSTDSSCAEAERIGARVVRINPDRPCAAAARNAGLRAAKHGLIQFLDGDAVLDASWLKVAAGAMADPELIAVHGDLAELDPRGSIYNFWMHHDWHMPAGKVDTCGGIVLFRRSVLLEAGGYDESLIAGEERDLCCRILRDRDATILHLAAPMALHDGNIMRFGQYWRRCFRSGHAYAEVGLRHRRLRRWRRMCQRNILHGCALMGAIGLAVAWRTAWPVAVWCGLLGAAIVRDAGRSSARQGTVWGALTYAAHHYLAKLPMTLGHLDFYVRHLGLACPRNLIEYRSPSPEPVREE; from the coding sequence GTGGCGGTGACCGAAGACCATATCGACGATCGTCAGTGGCCGCCGATCAGCGTGATTGTGATCGGCCGAAACGAGGGCCATCGGCTTGTCCGCTGCCTGCGCTCGGTGCGGGCGGCCGATTACCCGGCGGAACGGATCGAGTTGATCTACGTCGATACCAACTCCACCGACAGCAGCTGCGCCGAGGCGGAGAGAATCGGGGCTCGCGTGGTTCGAATCAACCCGGACCGGCCGTGTGCGGCGGCGGCGCGAAACGCCGGGCTGCGGGCGGCCAAACATGGACTGATCCAGTTTCTCGACGGCGACGCTGTGCTCGATGCATCGTGGCTGAAGGTCGCAGCCGGCGCGATGGCCGATCCGGAGTTGATCGCGGTGCACGGCGATCTGGCGGAACTGGACCCGCGCGGCAGCATCTACAACTTCTGGATGCACCACGATTGGCACATGCCGGCGGGCAAAGTGGACACCTGCGGAGGCATCGTCCTGTTCCGTAGAAGTGTCTTGCTGGAGGCCGGAGGATACGATGAGTCGCTGATCGCCGGCGAGGAACGAGACTTGTGCTGCCGAATTCTCCGCGACCGGGACGCGACGATTCTGCATCTGGCCGCACCGATGGCCCTGCACGACGGGAATATCATGCGATTCGGCCAATATTGGCGGCGATGCTTCCGCTCCGGCCACGCCTACGCCGAGGTGGGCCTTCGGCATCGGCGATTAAGGCGCTGGCGGCGGATGTGCCAGAGAAACATCCTGCACGGCTGCGCACTGATGGGCGCGATCGGTCTGGCCGTGGCCTGGCGGACCGCCTGGCCCGTGGCCGTGTGGTGTGGGCTGCTTGGCGCCGCGATCGTTCGCGATGCGGGGCGCTCCTCTGCAAGACAAGGGACGGTATGGGGTGCGCTGACGTACGCGGCGCACCATTACCTGGCCAAGTTGCCCATGACGTTGGGGCATCTGGATTTCTACGTTCGTCATCTGGGGCTGGCGTGTCCGAGGAATCTGATCGAGTACCGCTCGCCGTCGCCCGAGCCGGTGCGGGAGGAGTGA
- a CDS encoding glycosyltransferase family 2 protein encodes MNQPRLLVISPVRDEAAFLAQTIESVAAQTVRPDLWIIVDDGSKDGSHRIVEQAMREHPWIRLVRRPDRGERRVGGGVIEAFNEGLSQVDLDRFDYVCKLDGDLRFGPTCFQKLLDKFQADPLLGTASGKCWERNGGAWVMLRTSDDFSLGACKFYRVPCFGQIGGLVAQVMWDGIDCHRCRMLGWKARSFHDPDLRVYELRPMGSSHKSIFHGRLRWGRGQYFMGTHPLYALALAGYRMFERPWLLGGLCILAGYLGGYLRRSGRYNDAEFRRYLRRWQLARLRLAPMPSPGQARSGAGGLGPATALTSDGTGRMGENHDDLILPERTSP; translated from the coding sequence ATGAACCAGCCCAGACTCCTTGTGATCTCGCCGGTGCGAGACGAGGCGGCCTTCTTGGCGCAGACCATCGAGTCGGTGGCGGCCCAGACCGTGCGCCCCGACCTGTGGATCATCGTCGATGACGGTTCCAAAGACGGATCGCACCGGATCGTGGAGCAGGCGATGCGCGAACACCCGTGGATCCGCCTGGTGCGCCGTCCGGACCGGGGCGAACGCAGAGTCGGCGGAGGCGTCATCGAAGCCTTCAATGAGGGCCTGTCCCAGGTCGATCTGGATCGCTTCGATTACGTCTGTAAGCTCGACGGCGACCTGCGCTTCGGACCGACCTGCTTCCAGAAACTGCTGGACAAGTTCCAAGCCGACCCGCTTCTGGGAACGGCCAGCGGCAAGTGCTGGGAACGGAACGGCGGCGCCTGGGTCATGCTGCGCACCAGCGATGACTTCTCGCTCGGCGCGTGCAAATTCTACCGCGTGCCGTGTTTTGGTCAGATCGGCGGACTGGTGGCCCAGGTGATGTGGGACGGCATCGACTGCCACCGGTGTCGGATGCTCGGCTGGAAGGCCCGATCGTTCCACGATCCGGACCTCCGCGTGTACGAGTTGAGGCCGATGGGCTCGTCCCACAAGAGCATTTTTCACGGCCGTCTGCGGTGGGGACGCGGGCAGTACTTCATGGGCACGCATCCGCTCTACGCCCTGGCCCTCGCCGGCTATCGAATGTTCGAACGCCCGTGGTTGCTTGGCGGGTTGTGCATCCTCGCCGGATACCTCGGTGGATATCTCAGACGAAGCGGTCGCTACAATGATGCGGAATTCAGGCGTTACCTGAGGCGGTGGCAATTGGCGCGGCTGCGACTGGCGCCGATGCCCTCGCCAGGACAGGCGAGAAGCGGAGCAGGCGGACTTGGGCCTGCCACTGCCCTCACATCGGACGGAACCGGAAGAATGGGGGAAAATCATGACGACCTTATCCTGCCAGAAAGAACTTCGCCCTGA
- a CDS encoding glycosyltransferase family 2 protein → MDLSTVIVSYNTRQLLRACLNSLPDAAGGLEHEVFVVDNTSSDGSPEMVEEEFPWVHLVRSECNLGFAGGNNEGLRRASGRCLLLLNPDTVTAPKALAELVAFMDSHPQAGYCGPKLVNPDGSHQPSARRFPTPISPAFSMLGLAVRRPKSRHAIDLHLQLGSEKAFAADWLSGACLMVRREVIEQVGLLDDGFFLYFEETDWCRRMAAAGWQGWYVPSAQVMHFGGQSVSQAAAVGLFSGNHPVYWTLSSRRYLRKHHGWAAAMFSRVLQTTLFGTIWARHAWRGNLTSERKAGAALASIRYLLTPTSSPRLAVKR, encoded by the coding sequence GTGGACCTATCGACCGTTATCGTCAGTTACAACACGCGGCAGCTTCTGCGTGCCTGTCTGAACTCCCTGCCCGATGCGGCGGGCGGCCTGGAGCATGAGGTGTTCGTGGTGGACAATACAAGTTCGGACGGCTCGCCGGAGATGGTCGAAGAGGAGTTTCCGTGGGTGCATCTGGTCCGAAGCGAGTGCAACCTCGGGTTCGCAGGCGGCAACAACGAAGGCTTGCGCCGGGCGAGCGGACGGTGCCTGCTGCTGTTGAACCCCGACACCGTGACGGCGCCGAAGGCGCTGGCGGAACTGGTGGCGTTCATGGACTCTCATCCGCAAGCCGGTTACTGCGGCCCGAAGCTGGTCAATCCCGACGGCAGTCATCAGCCGTCGGCGCGACGGTTTCCCACGCCGATCAGCCCGGCCTTTTCGATGCTGGGTCTGGCCGTCCGTCGACCGAAGTCTCGCCATGCCATCGATCTGCATCTGCAACTGGGAAGCGAAAAGGCTTTCGCCGCCGACTGGCTTTCGGGGGCGTGCCTGATGGTGCGACGAGAGGTCATCGAGCAGGTGGGCCTTCTGGATGATGGGTTCTTCCTGTATTTCGAAGAGACCGACTGGTGCCGGCGCATGGCGGCCGCGGGCTGGCAGGGATGGTACGTGCCTTCGGCGCAGGTCATGCACTTCGGCGGCCAGAGCGTCTCGCAGGCGGCGGCGGTCGGGCTGTTTTCGGGAAACCATCCGGTGTATTGGACTTTGAGCAGCCGTCGCTATCTGCGGAAGCACCACGGATGGGCCGCCGCGATGTTTTCCCGGGTGCTGCAGACAACGCTGTTCGGTACGATCTGGGCTCGGCACGCCTGGCGAGGCAATCTGACGAGCGAACGGAAGGCCGGCGCCGCGCTGGCCTCGATCCGCTATCTTCTGACTCCCACGTCCTCACCGCGTCTTGCCGTCAAGAGGTGA
- a CDS encoding PIG-L family deacetylase — MKQDRTFRLLMRRLCLAWMAHGARRIPTDEGAGPTVVFAPHFDDEVLACGGTIIKKKRAGAPVTVVFMTDGSKSHRDFVDGATLKAIRSNEAQRAAQVLGLGSSEVVMLGHEEMHLADVVPEAMGQVADLLAALRPAEVFVPSRREPHVDHAATWRIIYGALARSSADVTLYEYPVWLWHNWPWVPASGSTWRRSLRAALAGLWVFLGETHWRIAVWDVLETKRSALAQYKSQTTRMTLDPRWPILSDVGDGEFLECFFAGSEFFARTKRGSTGNRTR; from the coding sequence ATGAAGCAAGACAGGACGTTTCGCCTCTTGATGCGCCGGCTGTGTCTTGCCTGGATGGCACACGGTGCGAGGCGGATTCCCACGGACGAGGGGGCCGGCCCGACCGTGGTCTTTGCTCCGCATTTCGACGACGAGGTGCTGGCCTGCGGGGGCACGATCATCAAGAAAAAGCGCGCCGGCGCACCGGTCACCGTGGTCTTCATGACCGACGGCAGCAAGTCCCACCGCGACTTCGTTGACGGGGCAACGTTGAAGGCTATTCGCTCAAATGAGGCGCAGCGGGCGGCGCAGGTTCTAGGTCTGGGTTCTTCCGAGGTCGTCATGCTTGGCCATGAGGAGATGCACCTGGCGGACGTCGTGCCCGAGGCCATGGGGCAGGTGGCCGACCTGCTGGCTGCCCTGCGTCCGGCGGAAGTCTTCGTTCCCTCTCGCAGGGAGCCTCATGTGGACCATGCGGCCACCTGGCGGATCATCTACGGCGCGTTGGCACGCTCTAGTGCGGATGTGACGCTCTATGAGTATCCGGTGTGGCTGTGGCACAACTGGCCGTGGGTTCCGGCGAGCGGCTCGACGTGGCGGAGATCGCTGCGGGCGGCACTGGCGGGACTGTGGGTATTTCTGGGCGAGACGCACTGGCGTATCGCTGTCTGGGACGTATTGGAGACCAAGCGTTCCGCCCTCGCGCAGTACAAGTCGCAGACGACGAGGATGACCCTCGATCCACGCTGGCCGATCCTGTCGGACGTGGGTGACGGTGAGTTCCTGGAGTGTTTCTTTGCGGGATCCGAGTTTTTCGCCAGAACGAAGCGTGGGAGTACCGGAAACCGGACTCGGTGA
- a CDS encoding WecB/TagA/CpsF family glycosyltransferase, protein MTTLSCQKELRPEVMNLLGMPFHAVNFDRTVELLLNLVRTRQGAYAVTANVDHLVRFHRCPELRDVYFQADLILADGMPLVWASRLLGTPLPQRVAGSDLFPALCRHAADEELSVFLLGGARGSARRAAALLKRRHPRLAIGGVYCPTYCFADDPDEQRHALRLIQNARPDILFLGLGSPKQENWIVRNRFACGARLSIGVGVSFSFYCGDIVRAPLWMQKAGLEWLHRMVQEPRRLARRYLIDDRLFLSLFARAWVARLMGRPVGAFQPRQ, encoded by the coding sequence ATGACGACCTTATCCTGCCAGAAAGAACTTCGCCCTGAGGTAATGAACCTGCTGGGCATGCCGTTCCACGCCGTCAATTTCGATCGGACGGTTGAGCTCCTCCTGAACTTGGTGAGAACCCGGCAGGGGGCCTATGCGGTGACGGCGAACGTCGATCACCTGGTCCGCTTCCACCGCTGCCCAGAGCTGCGAGACGTTTACTTCCAAGCGGACCTGATCCTCGCCGACGGGATGCCGCTGGTTTGGGCCTCGCGGCTGCTGGGCACTCCTCTGCCCCAGCGGGTGGCCGGCTCGGACCTGTTCCCCGCCCTCTGCCGCCACGCCGCCGACGAAGAGCTGTCGGTGTTTCTGCTGGGAGGGGCGCGGGGTTCGGCGCGCCGGGCCGCCGCGCTGCTCAAACGCCGCCATCCACGGCTGGCTATCGGTGGGGTCTACTGCCCGACCTACTGCTTTGCGGACGATCCTGACGAGCAGCGGCACGCCCTGCGGCTGATCCAGAACGCCCGGCCGGACATCCTCTTTCTGGGACTGGGCTCGCCCAAGCAGGAAAACTGGATCGTCCGGAACCGTTTTGCGTGCGGGGCCCGGTTGAGCATCGGCGTCGGCGTGAGCTTCAGCTTCTACTGCGGGGACATCGTTCGGGCTCCCCTCTGGATGCAGAAGGCGGGGCTGGAGTGGCTCCATCGCATGGTCCAGGAACCGCGTCGATTGGCGCGGCGATACCTGATCGACGACCGGCTCTTCCTCTCCCTGTTCGCCAGGGCCTGGGTCGCCCGTTTGATGGGCCGGCCGGTTGGCGCGTTCCAGCCGAGGCAGTGA
- a CDS encoding glycosyltransferase family 4 protein codes for MTSVAYLTSQYPGISHSFVQREILALRRIGLSVPTCSIRRPPADQPRSTIDAAEEATTFYVLPAPPVGLMVNHLVACLTRPVRYVRALWCALTVRPPGRAALFRHLCYFAEAVRLWRELRRRKIQRLHVHFAMSCATVAMIAAELGELQFSLTVHGPSVFYQADRYLLRQKMARAAAVFCISDFCRSQIMALSDPADWAKLKVIHCGIEPETFDPPPDARASRTGPIRILNVARLAPVKGQSWLIEAVAALAAKGHDVTCTIVGDGPERRRLTELVRHLGVGQRIHFVGYVDQDRIQKFYDEADIFVAPSLAEGLPVVLMEAMAKSLPVVATAIMGIPEIVQHGRTGLLVTPGRIEPLVDAVERLIGDAAMRQRMGAAGREAVRQRFDVRDSAQELAMEFAAIVSPRADSQASIRSGKPGEAIAT; via the coding sequence ATGACTTCCGTGGCCTATCTGACGAGCCAGTATCCGGGAATCTCGCACAGCTTCGTGCAGCGGGAGATCCTCGCCCTGCGCCGGATCGGACTGTCCGTGCCGACGTGTTCCATCCGCCGTCCGCCCGCCGATCAGCCGCGGTCGACGATCGACGCCGCCGAGGAGGCGACGACATTCTACGTGTTGCCCGCTCCACCGGTGGGACTGATGGTGAATCATCTGGTCGCGTGCCTGACTCGTCCTGTCCGTTACGTTCGAGCCTTGTGGTGTGCTCTGACCGTCCGGCCGCCGGGGCGTGCCGCGTTGTTTCGGCACCTGTGCTACTTCGCCGAGGCGGTGCGGCTGTGGCGGGAATTGCGAAGGAGGAAAATCCAACGCCTGCACGTGCACTTCGCAATGTCCTGTGCCACCGTGGCGATGATCGCCGCGGAACTGGGCGAACTGCAGTTCAGCCTGACCGTCCACGGGCCATCCGTCTTCTATCAGGCGGATCGGTATCTGCTGCGGCAGAAGATGGCCCGCGCCGCCGCCGTCTTCTGCATCAGCGACTTCTGCCGAAGTCAGATCATGGCGCTATCCGATCCGGCGGACTGGGCCAAACTGAAAGTGATCCACTGCGGCATCGAGCCGGAGACCTTTGACCCGCCCCCGGACGCGCGGGCCAGCCGGACAGGACCAATTCGAATCCTCAATGTCGCTCGGCTCGCTCCGGTCAAGGGCCAGTCATGGCTGATCGAGGCGGTCGCGGCTCTGGCTGCCAAAGGGCATGACGTGACGTGCACGATCGTGGGGGATGGCCCGGAACGCAGACGCCTGACGGAGTTGGTGCGCCATCTGGGCGTGGGCCAGAGGATTCACTTCGTCGGTTACGTCGATCAGGACCGGATTCAGAAATTCTACGACGAAGCGGACATCTTCGTGGCGCCCAGCCTGGCCGAAGGGCTTCCTGTCGTGCTGATGGAAGCGATGGCTAAAAGCCTGCCGGTGGTCGCCACGGCGATCATGGGAATACCGGAAATCGTGCAGCACGGCCGGACCGGTTTGCTGGTCACGCCCGGTCGGATCGAGCCGCTGGTGGACGCCGTCGAGCGATTAATCGGTGATGCGGCAATGCGGCAGCGGATGGGGGCGGCGGGTCGCGAGGCGGTACGGCAGAGATTCGACGTGCGGGATTCGGCGCAGGAGCTGGCAATGGAATTCGCCGCAATCGTATCGCCACGCGCGGACAGCCAAGCGTCGATCCGCAGCGGCAAACCCGGTGAGGCGATAGCGACATGA